The sequence GCTATAGAATCCGGCTTGTTAATGGCAAAAGAGCCTGGGAAGCTCATCATAGATGTGCCCGCTGGACAGATAAATATCGAATATCAGCAAACCAGTGAGAAAGTCGATTGGGTCAAGATCTACAATGTCCCCGCATACCTTGCCCATCAAGATGTGATCTTAGATATTCCGGAGCTTGGCCCACTCAAGATCGATGTCTCATACGGCGGTAACTATTATGTCATCGTCGAACCACAAGCCAATTTCCCCGGATTAAGACAATGGACCGCCGCCGATATTCTCAGGTGGAGCCCCATCGTCCGCCAAATAGCCCATGAGCAGTTAGCTTGTGTACATCCTGACGATCCAACCGTCTCTGGCGTCTCCCATGTTTTATGGACAGGCGAAACCATCAGTGAAGGATCAGATGGGGCCAATGCGGTGTTTTATGGCGACAAGGCCATAGACAGATCCCCTTGCGGGACCGGCACCAGTGCTCGCTTAGCTCAACTGTATGCCAAGGGTAAATTAAACGTTGGCGACAAATATACCCACGAGAGCATCATAGGCAGTCAATTTGTCGGCTGCATCGAATCGTCCACTTTCGTTGGGGGATACAGAGGGATCATGCCAAGTATCCAGGGCTGGGCCAGAATCACCGGCCAAAACTCAATAACCATAGATGACAGTGACCCATACGCCTTTGGCTTTCAAGTTACTTAACCTCATAACTTAAGATCAGTTTGTTTCTGGATACATATCTAAGGAGCAAACCTAATAGGGAACAATATGACAGACTCAGTTACTGCAAAAATTACTGGCCAACATTTTATCAACGGCGCATGGACTGGTGAAGCGAATGCATTTAATAGCTTAGATCCCGTCGAAAATGCCAAGCTAGACTGGCAATTTGCCAGTGCGAGTCAACGCGATATCGATAATGCGGCTAAATCGGCCAAATCGGCATTTGTCCAATACAGAGCCAAAACACCCGCTCAAAGGGCCGACTTTCTCGATGCCATCGCAAATGAGCTAGAAGCTGGCATAGAGGCAATCACCTATGCCGCTAACCGTGAATCTGGTTTGCCTATGGCACGGGTTCAAGGCGAAACAGGCAGAACCTGTAATCAACTAAGGTTATTCGCAGGCACATTGCGTGAGCCACTGGAGCCAAAGTTTGTCGATTTAGCCAATCCTGACCGTGCCCCACTGCCAAAAGCCGACACTCGCCTAAGCGTGCTGCCCATAGGTCCTGTTGCCGTTTTTGGTGCATCAAACTTTCCACTGGCATTTTCAACCGCAGGTGGTGATACGGCATCGGCGTTAGCTGCAGGTTGTCCGGTGATCGTTAAAGGCCACCCTGCTCACCCTGCCACCAGTGAACTCGTCACCCGCGCCATAGAAAAAGCCATTATTGCCTGTGATATGCCAGCTGGCGTATTTAGCTTAGTGCAAGGCGCCGCGCCGCAAGTCTCCACAGACTTAGTGACCCACAGTGCCATTAAAGCCGTGGGCTTTACCGGTTCACTCAGGGTGGGGCGTATTTTGGCAGATCTGTGCGCCGCGCGCGGCGAGCCGATCCCTTTTTATGGCGAGTTAGGCTCAACTAATCCACAATTTTTGCTTAATAGCATGTTGTCTGCAAACGCTGAGCAGATGGCACAGACTCAGGTTCAGTCAATGATGATGGGCCATGGTCAGTTTTGTACTAGCCCAGGTGTCGTTGTGGCGGTAAAAGGTTCAGCACTCAACCGATATATCGCCACCATGGCAGAAAACATAGCAGCACTACCAGCGTCAGCCATGCTGACTCCAGGCATTGCCGCGACCTATCAAGCCCAAGTTGAGGCTTTGCTTAAAGACACCAGTGTAGAGTTAGTTGCACAAGGTCAATCGGCACAAGCAAGTCATTTAACCAAGCCAACTGCTGTACGAGTCAATGCAGATGATTACCTGACAACACCTGAACTACAGCAGGAGGTCTTTGGTCCCTGTGCAGTGATTGTTGAATGTGATGATGAAGCACAAATGCTCAACATTGCCACAGAATTGGAAGGTCAACTCACGGCAACCATTCACGGCCATGAAGCTGAGCTAGCGGAAAATCAGCAGCTGATAGAAGCAGTAGCGTTTAACGTAGGTCGTATCATCTTTAATCAGATGCCAACGGGCGTCGAGGTCTGTCATTCGATGAATCACGGTGGGCCATACCCTGCGAGCACAGATAGCCGCACAACTTCTGTAGGCAGTCAGGCCATGAAGCGCTTCGAGCGTCCAATTTGTTATCAGAATATGCCAGCATCATTGCTTCCCGATGAGCTAAAAAGCAGTTCTTCTAAAATAATCAGCTTTTAATCCTGCTTGAAATGTGGAAATAAATAAAGGGAAACACAGTTTCCCTTTATTTTAACCTGCTTTAGCGGTAATCTTAGACGGATAAAATAGAATAACGAACAGATAAAAACGGGAACTATGAGCCGATCTACACCAATTATCCATAAAACACGAACGCAAGTCGTTGTTGAGGTGCTTAGGGAAAAAATTCTTTCTGGTGATATCGCTGCCGGTGAACCCCTTCGTCAAAGTGCGCTAGCCGATGAATTAAATGTTAGTCGCATCCCAGTTCGTGAAGCCCTATTGCAACTTGAAGCCGAAGGTTTAGTCAAATTCGAGGCTCATAAAGGTGCAACGGCCACAGAGCTTTCTGTTGACCAAGTCACAGAGTTATTCGAGCTTAGAGCCCTGATTGAAACCGATCTTCTGGCTAAAGCTATTCCCAATTTGCGAGATGAGCACCTGCTTCAAGCTGAAAAAGTACTCGATGAACTCGAATCAGCATTCAAAGAAGAAGATGCTGTAGCAAGTTGGAGCGAACTCAACACCCAATTCCATACTTGCCTGTATCAGGCTGCCGATCGTCCACACACGCTAGAAGTGGTTCACGGACTCAATACTAATTGTGACCGTTACATCCGTTTACAGCTCTTGCTTGCTGGGGGTATTCCCCGTGCAGCACAAGACCACCGTGATCTGCTTACCTACTGTAGAAACAAAGATACAGACAAGGCTATCGAGCTTTTACGCGAGCACATTCTGCATGCGGCTGAAGCAATACGCGATCTAGTTGCCCAACAAGTGGAATGAGTCACAATTGGTAAGCTTAAGATACACTAAGCTTGTTAATTATGTTTGATGAGGCAGAGCTCAGGTTCTGCCTTTTTATTTGAGAGAAAGCACATGCAGTACGCCACGATCACTGGTTGGGGAAAATGCGTTCCACCAGCCACATTAACAAACCACGACCTATCCACTTTCATCGAGACTTCAGATGAGTGGATCAAATCACGTACCGGCATTAGCCAACGTCATATCAGTCATGTAAACACCTCTGAACTGGCTTCAGTTGCTGCGCAACGTGCACTTGCCGCTGCCGGTATAGAGGGCAGCGAGCTTGATATGATCATTCTTGCTACCGCCAGCCCAGATACCTTGATACCAAATATTGCCTCCACTGTTCAAGCCAATGTTGGCGCGACATGTGCAGCTTTTGATATCAATGCCGCATGTAGTGGCTTCTTGTACGGTGTAGGTTTAGGTAGTTCTCAAATCAAGAGCGGCCAATGTAAGAAAGTACTGGTTATCGGTGCTGAGCGCTTATCATTCTATTTAGATTGGTCACGTCGTGATACCGCCGTACTTTTCGGTGATGGCGCAGGAGCTGTTGTGTTAGAGGCTACTGATGAAGAAATCGGTGTTTTAGGCTACGAGCTGAGCAACGATCCAGCCGGACGCGACATACTCAAGTCACAATTTGGTACGGCTATGGACAGATTCGAAGCCTCCTCATTGGACTTCTACATTGAATTTAATGGCCAAGAAATCTTCAAACGTGCCATCGCAGGCATGGGTAAGTTAAGTACTAAGGTGCTTGAGAAGTGTGAGATATCTAAAGATGATATCGACTGGGTTATTCCTCATCAGGCCAACGAGCGTATTATCGATACCCTCATCAACCGCATGAAGATCCCGAAAGAGAAAGCCATTGTAAACATAGCTAACTATGGTAATACCTCTGCGGCAACCATACCTATCGCTATCTGTGATGCTTTAGAACAAGGCAAGATCAAGCCTGGCCAGACGATTCTCTCTTGTGCCTTCGGTGCTGGACTTACCTCGGCAGCCGCGCTAATCAAATGGGGTGACAGAGTCACACCTATCAATGAAAGCGATGCAGAATTGCCGCCCTGTGATAAAACAGGTATCGAGCTGGTAAGCAAAGCCGTTAAGCACTTCTGTGACTAACCGCTAACTTAGCCATCAGCAAGGCTTCAACGAAAAAAACCAGCCTAGGCTGGTTTTTTTGTACTGGGATGTAGGCTTTTTGGACGCGGGCTCGAGCCCCGCCGCCTCCAATTACAACAAAGGCTAACCCTTTGTCACATCTAGTGTCCACCGATTGACCATCCCGCTTTTTTACAGTCCACAATATCGATTTTAAAAGAGCCATAAGCCTCTAATGGCGACAGCGCACAGCCATGACTTCAAAAGGCACGATTCAATGTTATACCAATCGGTATAAAGACGTGATCTAATTTGGCTAGTTAATTTTAGAGATAGCTGCATATGGAAAAGCTTAAAACGACTGATTTTCGATGTCTGGCACGCCGGGAGAGCAATGCACAAAAGCGGATCCGTCTTTTAGCCTTAGCTCACTTCAGTGAAGGTCATAATCGCTCTGAGATAAGCAATATACTTAAAGGTAAGCCGTACCAGTATAGCTAAGTGGGTGAGTGATTTCTTGGAACGAGGCTTGGTTGGGCTTGAGCACAAAACATCGCCTGGTCGACCTCCCGCCTTGAGTGCTGCTCAATGTAGGCAACTTTAGGTATTTATTGAAGCTCGTAGTCTCTCAGAAACAGGCGGGAGGTTACCAGCTCATGACATTAATGAATATCTTTTTAAGAATTTTGGCATTCGTTATGAGCTATCAAGCATCTATAGAGTATTAAAAAGGCATGGCTTTTCATCTCAAAGCACCCAAAACAATCGTTAGCAGCACAAGAAGCATTGAAAAATTCCGCCTGGAAACGATCCTTCACATCTCTGGCCATATCGCTTTATCTCAAGTAGATGTCTGGTTTCAGGATGAAGCTAGGATAGGTAACAAAATACAACGACAAGTTTGTGGGCAAAAAAAGGAAGTTGTCCAAGAGTTGTTCGGCAGCAACAGTTTGTATATGCCTATGTTTTCGGTACTGTATGTCCGGCTAATGGTAATACGGAGGCACTTATCACTCCGTGGGTGGATAAAGGGATAATGCACCAACACCTCAAGCGACCCCTGCAGATCGTCATGCCGTAGTGATCATGACGGTGCAGGCTGGTATAGTAAGGAGCTAGATAATGAGTTTGATAATCTGACGATGATCAAACTCCCTCCCTACTCACCAGAACTCAACCCGATTGAACAAATTTGGGGCTGGATGAGGCAACGCCACTTAGTCAATCGCTGTTTTGCTAATGATGAGGATATTGTCGAGCAATGCTCACAAGCATTGAATAGCTTTATTAGTGACACCGATACGGTAAAAAATCTGTGCAATCGTCCATGGATAAATCTAACCAGATGATTATACCAATTGGTGTTAGGTTGTTTGTTAAGCGTGTACGGCTTCATGCAACGTTTAAGAAAAAGATAGGCTGAATGTCTATTTCGTTTTTTTTAAAATAAAAATCCAACGTTTCCCCTCGCTTATTAATAGCGCGGTACAGGTAAAACCATTGGCCTTTCACTTTGACGTAGGTTTCATTAAGTTGCCAGGATGAGTCTTTGCAGATGAACTGATACCGACGAAGCTTCTTACGTAGTGTAGGGCTATGCTCGATGAACCATCGATAGAGTGTAGTGCGATGCATGGATATTTCCCGCTCAGATAGCATGTCACAGAGGCTGGCATAACTCATTGGGGTGGATCCATACCAACGAACCAAAGGATCACTTCAGCAGCAAAGTGTTTCCATTTAAATTCAGGGTTATTCATGCTGTGACGACTCTATGAAGTAACGGGTATATTTACCAATATCTTCTATTTTTGCCCCCCCAACTCTTGTATTGAGGATGTGCTCCAGTCTAGCGATATAAAGACTTACTATACAATTAAAAGTCAAGCAATCCACTAACACTAAAATGATCTGATAAGTGCCATTTACCCCATATTTCATTGTCAACATATTGTACCAGCGATACTGTATTTGTATTTCGAATTAATTTTCGATGTCTTGCACTAACAAAAACATAATCCAGATATTCAGATGTTGCCCCTCCTGAAAATCTTTGGCCAGCATATTGATTTATACCGGGTTCAAAAGTGGCACCTATATATCCTAAATAATAAGGTTCATCGACTTCAAGCACTCTTAGCATCATCTGGTATTCCAATGGAGAGCCATTTTTATCAATGTTAAAATCCCCTATATAAATTACAGCTTCATCGTCTGGTATATTTTTTGTCAACATAAAAGCACGCATTAGGATAAGCTGAATTCGTCGTAACCTTTTTGCTGAATTAGTAGAAAATGAAGCTAGATGGGTATTAAAAACATGGTATATTTCACCGTTTTTATTAATTTTAGTATAAACAACTCCCTTATCAGCATAACAATCGGTACCTGAACAAGATTCAAATACTACTGAATCGCTTTCCAAAATTGGATAATGACTCAATGTCACTATTCCCCCGTCATACAAATTAATATTATCACCATGAATCACACCACTGGAATGAAAATATTCCATTTCTAGCTCATCAAATAAATTTTCTCTAGATCCAGAAAAAGCCTCTTGTAACGCTAGTACATCATAGCCTGAAAGATTATGGGGAAGATGACTTACACGTGCTTCAATATCTGATGAGACAGCAGGTATCATCCATAAATTATAACTTGCTATACTCAGAGTAGTATTTTTTACTTCCGAATCATTGACATAATGATCAGCAATTACAAATTCAACGTCATAAAAATTTGAGGTATACAATGCTTTCACTCCATACTGATTATGATCACCGTCTATACCATAATCGTGAATAACATATGCCTGGTAATTATTAATCATGGTTTGATTTTTGAAACCATATTCAATTGATGACCCTGTTGGATTCCCTACAATTTGTAGATGCGGTTTGGGTTCATCCTGATCAACTGTCCACTCTCCAGATTCATTCTGACGAGAAATTTCAAAATAATAGTTATAAATCCCTCCGGTCTTTAGACCATAGTAACGATTAAATTCAGCAATTAAGATCCTGCTATATGGCTGTACATCATAGGAGTGAGTATTAAATTGATTCCCTTCATTAATGATTCGATTAGATTCATAACTGAACATTATTTTTATTGGTTGATCTGTTCTATTACTAAAAAACACTGAGGTAGCTAACGAATTAGCAGAAAATAATGTAAACATAAAAAATACAGCTAAGTTAATGTATTGTCTCATTTATTTAAACCTTACCTTGTAATTATAATCTGACACCGAGTTACAATCGAAACGTTTAGGTTACATATTAAAGCCAGTATTTAACACAAATTATGCTTATAAAAAAACTACCCTTACAGACAGGTACCCTGTCTGGTTTAATACAGGAAAGAAATATAACTCATCAACTTCCCTGGCCTGCAAGTATCTGAATTCGGCTTGTTTTTACTTCTCTCATTTCATATCTGTTATTTGAATGTAAATCGACATACTATATTTCCGTGTCAATGTGAACGACACCTATACAGCCATGAACTGAGCTAGCTGATAACATAAAGCTCCATTCACTATTCGGTTCATTTTGAGTGTACTTTTATAGAACAGATAAAATATAAATTTTTATTATAACTGCCTGAATGGGCAGATACTAAAAGCTTTTATTCACTGTACTCTGACATTTAAATAACCACAACAATAGAGAGTTAGGTGATGAACCTACATAATAAATTTAAAGTGTTAATATACTTCTGTGCCATTCTACTATCAGCAGAAATCCAAGCTGCAAATATAGTAAACCTTGAATATTATCAGAATAATTCTGGTAAGTTAGAATTACTTGAATCATCATTGCCTTTAGAAGCACACAGTTATTTAGAGTTAGTTACCACTAAGATACTTCCAGACAAATCAATTAAAATGAAATACATTCAAAAATATAATGATGTATATATAAAAAACTCCATAGTTACTGTTTCCGTGACTGATAACAGTCACAATTATAATGAGATATCAGGCAACATTGTTAATCAACTTGATGGTGACCTACCTAATAAAAATGATATATTAACAATTGAAAACATCAAATCTAATGTCATAGCATCAAAGGAACTAACTCCGTCAGAAATTCAATCATTAAATGTTAAACTGTTAATTGAAGTCGATGGGGGTAATGCTGGTTACATTTATAAAATCAATTACTTAACTATCACTCCTGAAATACATCGCCCATTTATTATTTATGATGCTAGTTCGGGAGAACTTTTACGAGAATGGGATGCAATTAATAATATTAAAACAACTTCAACCGTCAACGCACACGGTATCGGAGGTAACAAAAAGACAGGGGTGTATACTTACGGTGTTGATTACCCTACATTAAAAGTATTTAAAGAGGGTGAGCTATGTCGATTGGAAAATGATAATGTTCGTACTGTTGACATGGAACATAGTTGGTCTTTAAAGAACAATGGCCGTGTTTTTAATTATCAATGTAGCGATACTTTTAATACTAATAATAACCGTTATATAAATGGTGCTTACTCGGCAATGAATGATGCGCATTACTTTGGTGGTGTTGTTTATAAAATGTATAAACAATGGGCAAACACTGCACCACTGCCATTTAAACTAATCATGCGGGTTCACTTTGGTCAAGAGTTCGAAAATGCATTTTGGGATGGAAAAGCTATGACATTTGGCGATGGGGAAAATGAATTTTACCCATTGGTAGATATTAATGTTAGTGCTCATGAAATAAGTCATGGCTTTACTGAGACAAACTCAAACCTTGAATATGTAAATCAATCAGGTGGAATTAATGAAGCTTTCTCTGATATTGCAGGTGAAGCAGCAGAATATTTCATGAAAAATAAAGTAGACTGGGCCGTAGGCTCTGACATATTTAAAGGTGAAGGTGCCTTACGATATTTCGATAATCCTACAAAGGATGGACATTCTATTGAACACGTAGATTCTTATACTGATGGAATGAATGTTCATCTAAGCAGTGGTATATTTAATAAAGCATTTTATTTGCTTGTAAATCAGCATCAGTGGTCGATAGTAAATGCATTCCAAGTATTTACACTAGCTAATCAGATCTATTGGAATGAAAATTCAACATTTGACTATGCAGCTTGTGGTGTTAAACGAGCAGCGAAAGACTTAAGTCTTGATCAACGTGCAGTTATAGATGCATTTTACCAAGTTGGAGTGAATGCTATATGCCCTATTTCTGCATCAGTGAAAGTATTGGAATCAGATGTTCCTGAGAATGAAATTGATGGTAAAAAAAATGAAGATTTCTATTTTTCTATTACAGTGCCGGAAGGGGTGAGCAAACTAGATATTAACCTTAATCGTTTGTCGGGAAGTAGTTATAACGATGCCGATCTTTATGTAAGCTACGACGAAAAACCCACATCAATCAAAGCTGATTGCAGCTCTCGCGGCTCATCGAGTGAAGAATCATGTTTTATTACAGCCCCAAAAGCAGGTATTTATCTAATTCTTGTACATGGTTACTTTGATTTTGAAGGATATTCTTTGATTGCATCAATACAAAGTTGATACTCTCCCGACAGACATGATGGGATTCTTGATCCTTGATAAGTAGATGTATATATCACAAGATCAGCACATTATTAAAGTACTGTGCTGATTTTACAATCAACTCCCATGCAAGAATTTGGAAGGTTACGTGCAATGAGTTGATCCTACAGATATTGTGGTCAAATCCAACCGGACACCTTACTTTGCAATTTTGATCGGTATTAAATCCCCCGAGCGTAATATGCAGCCTGTTTCCTCACTGCCATTCCTAGTCCTATGACTTTGTTCATAGCCTTTACACCTACCAGCGCTTCACCTACTTGAGCATTATAATTTCGTAGGCTAAATTTCGGACTAATTAGTTGCTTATATCGGTACAGCGCTGTTTCAGATAGTGACCGTAAGTGATAGTCATTTTCCTTCTTCCATTGCGCTAATTCATTATTCTTCAGGGCTCTCATTGCCTCATTCCGAGGATGCCTATCCTCCTAAAATCCAGCACTGCTTCTTGGTGGGATAGTTGGTTTTCAACCTTCACGCTGAATGAGTTTGTGACACGCCTTGGTATCGTATGTGCCATCAGCAGAAACTTATTTAATCTGTCTTCTTAACGGTTTGAGTAATGCGGGTAACACTTCATTATCGGCAACGTTAACCAGAGAGATTTCTGCTGCCACGACTTCATGCGTATTAGCATCTACTGCAAGGTGCTACTTACGCCAAGTACGACGCTTTTCTTTACCATGCTTTCGAGTCTTCCATTCTCCCTCGCCGTAAACTTTGAGGCCCGTTGAATCAATCACGACATGCGCCACTGAGCCATCACTCGGTGAGCGATATTTGATATTTACGCTCTTGGAACGTTTACTAATGCAGCTATAGCTTGGTGAAGTTAGTGGCACATCCATAAGCTGGAAAATCGAGGTAGTGAAACCTTCTAGTGCTCTCAGTGATAAGTTGAATACACCTTTAACAACCAATGCAGTTTCAATAGCAACATCAGAGTAAATTACCCGCGACCACGGCGACCGTGATGTTCAGAGCAACACCAAGAGCTAATGGCGTGCTCATCAATCCAAATGTCAAGGACCCTCGATTAATCAATGCCTTGTTCTACTGAGACCAATTGGTCATTTTACGCTTAGATTTACCCATCTTGCTGTTTACCCATAACGACCTTGGGTGATCAGATCACACGAACAGCAAAAGGTTCATTCGATTTAGGAAACAAGGCCAAATGAGACTATACAACCGGTCAAGGTAATTGTCGCTATATAGATGAAGTCATGGCTTTCATCATCATAGATCTAGCAATGGCTATCAAATAAAAAATCCTTTAAGGTTTTCAACCATATATAACTTCCAATATTCGCCTTCTTTTTTGAGCAAAATCACTTCGTGTTGCTTAACACTGTGGCCCTGTAGGTCCTCTCGTGTCTCGACAACAATGTACTTTATATCTTGATACTCAAAATCGTTAAGTACTTTCAAATAGGAAGAATTGATCGTATTCGAACCCTGAACCTTTTCCATAATACGAAGAAATGTGTTCATAAATTCTTCGTCAGTCATCATCGCAATTTCTTCAATGGTTACATCAGTACCAAACGCAATATTTTTTATAAAAATGACATTTTGACTATTTTTATCAAGCCCTTGTTCGAACAGCGCTTTCAGCTCTCGAATAGAGTCAGTGTGATAAAAATTTGCTGACTGATCAAAGCCCACCTTACTGATGAAATCTAAGTATTGAGTCACAAACACCGCCGGCTCTTGGGACAAGACTAACTCCCCTTGAATCACAACACGGACATCTTCAATAATAGCAAATGATGAGCTGTAAGGTGTAAATGTCATGTTTTTATCAGCTAACCAATTACGATAAACCCAAGAAGACTCATCGAAGCAATGCTCTGACATCTCATCTAATGCTACTCTATCCCCAATGG is a genomic window of Shewanella psychrophila containing:
- a CDS encoding aldehyde dehydrogenase (NADP(+)) codes for the protein MTDSVTAKITGQHFINGAWTGEANAFNSLDPVENAKLDWQFASASQRDIDNAAKSAKSAFVQYRAKTPAQRADFLDAIANELEAGIEAITYAANRESGLPMARVQGETGRTCNQLRLFAGTLREPLEPKFVDLANPDRAPLPKADTRLSVLPIGPVAVFGASNFPLAFSTAGGDTASALAAGCPVIVKGHPAHPATSELVTRAIEKAIIACDMPAGVFSLVQGAAPQVSTDLVTHSAIKAVGFTGSLRVGRILADLCAARGEPIPFYGELGSTNPQFLLNSMLSANAEQMAQTQVQSMMMGHGQFCTSPGVVVAVKGSALNRYIATMAENIAALPASAMLTPGIAATYQAQVEALLKDTSVELVAQGQSAQASHLTKPTAVRVNADDYLTTPELQQEVFGPCAVIVECDDEAQMLNIATELEGQLTATIHGHEAELAENQQLIEAVAFNVGRIIFNQMPTGVEVCHSMNHGGPYPASTDSRTTSVGSQAMKRFERPICYQNMPASLLPDELKSSSSKIISF
- a CDS encoding ketoacyl-ACP synthase III, whose translation is MQYATITGWGKCVPPATLTNHDLSTFIETSDEWIKSRTGISQRHISHVNTSELASVAAQRALAAAGIEGSELDMIILATASPDTLIPNIASTVQANVGATCAAFDINAACSGFLYGVGLGSSQIKSGQCKKVLVIGAERLSFYLDWSRRDTAVLFGDGAGAVVLEATDEEIGVLGYELSNDPAGRDILKSQFGTAMDRFEASSLDFYIEFNGQEIFKRAIAGMGKLSTKVLEKCEISKDDIDWVIPHQANERIIDTLINRMKIPKEKAIVNIANYGNTSAATIPIAICDALEQGKIKPGQTILSCAFGAGLTSAAALIKWGDRVTPINESDAELPPCDKTGIELVSKAVKHFCD
- a CDS encoding GntR family transcriptional regulator; protein product: MSRSTPIIHKTRTQVVVEVLREKILSGDIAAGEPLRQSALADELNVSRIPVREALLQLEAEGLVKFEAHKGATATELSVDQVTELFELRALIETDLLAKAIPNLRDEHLLQAEKVLDELESAFKEEDAVASWSELNTQFHTCLYQAADRPHTLEVVHGLNTNCDRYIRLQLLLAGGIPRAAQDHRDLLTYCRNKDTDKAIELLREHILHAAEAIRDLVAQQVE
- a CDS encoding M4 family metallopeptidase; protein product: MNLHNKFKVLIYFCAILLSAEIQAANIVNLEYYQNNSGKLELLESSLPLEAHSYLELVTTKILPDKSIKMKYIQKYNDVYIKNSIVTVSVTDNSHNYNEISGNIVNQLDGDLPNKNDILTIENIKSNVIASKELTPSEIQSLNVKLLIEVDGGNAGYIYKINYLTITPEIHRPFIIYDASSGELLREWDAINNIKTTSTVNAHGIGGNKKTGVYTYGVDYPTLKVFKEGELCRLENDNVRTVDMEHSWSLKNNGRVFNYQCSDTFNTNNNRYINGAYSAMNDAHYFGGVVYKMYKQWANTAPLPFKLIMRVHFGQEFENAFWDGKAMTFGDGENEFYPLVDINVSAHEISHGFTETNSNLEYVNQSGGINEAFSDIAGEAAEYFMKNKVDWAVGSDIFKGEGALRYFDNPTKDGHSIEHVDSYTDGMNVHLSSGIFNKAFYLLVNQHQWSIVNAFQVFTLANQIYWNENSTFDYAACGVKRAAKDLSLDQRAVIDAFYQVGVNAICPISASVKVLESDVPENEIDGKKNEDFYFSITVPEGVSKLDINLNRLSGSSYNDADLYVSYDEKPTSIKADCSSRGSSSEESCFITAPKAGIYLILVHGYFDFEGYSLIASIQS
- a CDS encoding 4-hydroxyproline epimerase; amino-acid sequence: MLKGTYFCVDAHTCGNPVRLVTSGHPDLQGSTMSEKRQHFLKEYDWIRKGLMFEPRGHDMMSGAFLYPPCSDNADASILFIETSGCLPMCGHGTIGTITAAIESGLLMAKEPGKLIIDVPAGQINIEYQQTSEKVDWVKIYNVPAYLAHQDVILDIPELGPLKIDVSYGGNYYVIVEPQANFPGLRQWTAADILRWSPIVRQIAHEQLACVHPDDPTVSGVSHVLWTGETISEGSDGANAVFYGDKAIDRSPCGTGTSARLAQLYAKGKLNVGDKYTHESIIGSQFVGCIESSTFVGGYRGIMPSIQGWARITGQNSITIDDSDPYAFGFQVT
- a CDS encoding sphingomyelin phosphodiesterase, yielding MRQYINLAVFFMFTLFSANSLATSVFFSNRTDQPIKIMFSYESNRIINEGNQFNTHSYDVQPYSRILIAEFNRYYGLKTGGIYNYYFEISRQNESGEWTVDQDEPKPHLQIVGNPTGSSIEYGFKNQTMINNYQAYVIHDYGIDGDHNQYGVKALYTSNFYDVEFVIADHYVNDSEVKNTTLSIASYNLWMIPAVSSDIEARVSHLPHNLSGYDVLALQEAFSGSRENLFDELEMEYFHSSGVIHGDNINLYDGGIVTLSHYPILESDSVVFESCSGTDCYADKGVVYTKINKNGEIYHVFNTHLASFSTNSAKRLRRIQLILMRAFMLTKNIPDDEAVIYIGDFNIDKNGSPLEYQMMLRVLEVDEPYYLGYIGATFEPGINQYAGQRFSGGATSEYLDYVFVSARHRKLIRNTNTVSLVQYVDNEIWGKWHLSDHFSVSGLLDF